The following proteins are co-located in the Billgrantia tianxiuensis genome:
- a CDS encoding YheV family putative zinc ribbon protein, with the protein MAVQKRFIAGAVCPRCAEMDRIRAWEQNGVRYRDCVNCDFFEQAPIEEEAATELETRVNREREEQRKNTIQTVRILDPRSR; encoded by the coding sequence ATGGCCGTTCAGAAACGCTTCATTGCCGGTGCCGTTTGCCCCCGCTGTGCCGAGATGGACCGCATCCGCGCCTGGGAGCAGAACGGCGTGCGCTATCGCGACTGCGTCAACTGCGACTTCTTCGAGCAGGCGCCGATCGAGGAGGAAGCGGCCACCGAGCTGGAGACACGCGTCAACCGCGAGCGCGAAGAGCAGCGTAAAAACACCATCCAGACCGTGAGAATCCTCGACCCCAGGAGCCGCTGA
- a CDS encoding sodium-dependent transporter — protein MNATLERWSTRRAFILAVTGAAVGLGNIWRFPYITGENGGAAFLVLYVAFVLLLGLPVMMAEILIGRAGRRSPMQSLGYLAGQAGASRHWRLLGLFGAFTVFCILSFYSVVSGWSIEFLVTAVNGGFSGLGAAEVAAGFEGFLADPRRMTFNHTLFLFMTMTVVAAGVAKGLERLNNLLMPLLYLLLILLAGYAATTDGFGTALTWLFRPNFSAITPMVVMHAMGHAFFTLAVGACALMAYGAYMPERQSLPRAAGAVAVLDVSVALLAGIAIFSVVFSQGMDPGEGPGLMFVTLPIAFAELPWGALWLSVFFLLLLLATWTSSINLAEPMVATLQGMGLGRGKAAAVVGIAVWLVGLLSVLSFSALAEWRPLFGMNAFDLVTTIPTEIFLPVGGLLIAVFAAWVMPRQVAQAAMGVGEPGFRLWQAVVRWVSIPLAALVLAAGLL, from the coding sequence ATGAATGCAACCCTGGAGCGCTGGAGCACGCGGCGAGCCTTTATCCTGGCGGTAACCGGCGCCGCGGTGGGGCTTGGCAATATCTGGCGTTTTCCCTACATCACCGGTGAGAACGGTGGCGCCGCTTTCCTGGTGCTCTACGTCGCTTTCGTGCTGTTGCTCGGACTGCCGGTGATGATGGCGGAGATACTGATCGGGCGTGCCGGTCGTCGCTCACCGATGCAGTCCCTGGGATACCTGGCCGGGCAGGCCGGAGCCAGTCGTCATTGGCGGCTGCTGGGCTTGTTCGGTGCCTTTACCGTCTTTTGCATCCTGTCGTTCTACTCCGTGGTCTCGGGCTGGTCCATCGAGTTCCTTGTCACTGCAGTCAATGGCGGCTTCAGCGGCCTCGGTGCGGCTGAGGTCGCTGCCGGCTTCGAGGGCTTCCTCGCCGATCCGCGTCGAATGACCTTCAACCACACGCTGTTCCTGTTCATGACCATGACCGTGGTGGCGGCAGGCGTGGCCAAGGGGCTGGAGCGGCTCAACAACTTGCTGATGCCACTGCTCTACCTGCTGCTGATCCTGCTCGCCGGTTACGCCGCGACCACCGATGGCTTCGGTACCGCACTGACCTGGCTGTTCCGGCCCAACTTTTCTGCGATCACTCCCATGGTCGTCATGCATGCCATGGGGCACGCCTTCTTCACCCTGGCGGTCGGTGCCTGCGCGCTAATGGCCTATGGCGCCTACATGCCCGAGCGGCAAAGCTTGCCGCGTGCCGCCGGTGCCGTGGCGGTACTCGACGTCAGCGTGGCGCTGCTGGCCGGGATCGCTATCTTCTCGGTGGTGTTCTCCCAGGGCATGGACCCCGGCGAAGGGCCGGGGCTGATGTTCGTCACCCTACCCATCGCCTTTGCCGAGCTGCCCTGGGGAGCGCTGTGGCTCAGCGTATTCTTCCTGCTGCTGTTGCTGGCCACCTGGACCTCTTCGATCAACCTGGCCGAACCCATGGTAGCCACGCTCCAGGGCATGGGACTCGGCCGCGGCAAGGCCGCCGCGGTGGTCGGCATCGCCGTGTGGCTGGTGGGCCTGCTGTCGGTGCTGTCCTTCTCCGCCCTTGCCGAGTGGCGGCCGCTGTTCGGCATGAACGCCTTCGACCTGGTGACCACCATTCCCACGGAAATCTTTCTGCCGGTGGGCGGCCTGCTGATTGCCGTCTTCGCCGCCTGGGTCATGCCCCGCCAGGTCGCCCAGGCGGCCATGGGTGTCGGCGAGCCGGGCTTCCGTCTATGGCAAGCGGTGGTACGCTGGGTCTCGATTCCCCTGGCGGCCCTGGTGCTGGCCGCAGGATTGCTGTAA
- a CDS encoding gamma carbonic anhydrase family protein, whose product MSSNDPIRSWQGTRPALGARVYVDPASVVLGEVVLGDDCSVWPMAVIRGDMHRIRIGARTSVQDGSVLHITHASDFNPDGFPLTIGDDVTIGHKAILHGCTLGNRILVGMGAIVMDGAVVEDEVIIAAGAVVTPGKRLESGFVYAGNPAKALRPLKDKERAFFPYTAGNYVKLKDQYLAEQGAASAE is encoded by the coding sequence ATGAGTTCGAACGATCCCATTCGTAGCTGGCAGGGCACGCGCCCTGCTCTGGGGGCACGAGTCTACGTCGACCCCGCCAGCGTGGTGCTCGGCGAGGTGGTGCTGGGCGACGACTGCTCGGTATGGCCGATGGCGGTGATCCGTGGCGACATGCATCGAATCCGCATCGGTGCGCGCACCAGTGTGCAGGATGGCAGCGTGCTGCACATCACCCACGCCAGCGACTTCAACCCCGACGGTTTTCCGCTGACCATCGGCGATGACGTCACCATCGGCCACAAGGCGATCCTGCATGGCTGCACGCTGGGTAACCGTATCCTGGTGGGCATGGGGGCCATCGTCATGGATGGTGCCGTGGTCGAGGATGAGGTGATCATTGCCGCCGGGGCCGTCGTCACTCCGGGCAAGCGTCTCGAGAGCGGCTTCGTCTATGCCGGCAATCCGGCCAAGGCGCTGCGTCCACTGAAGGACAAGGAGCGCGCCTTTTTCCCCTATACCGCTGGAAACTACGTCAAATTGAAAGACCAGTACCTGGCGGAACAGGGCGCAGCGTCGGCGGAGTGA
- a CDS encoding metal-dependent hydrolase, producing MADFRTHLSAAVGGGTLLAFVGWQGDLWTPGEALPLAALTAFGGILPDIDADHSHAVRLIFNTMAVLAVVVGVLLLHARLEPGALLMVCGGLYLGVRFVLSPIFKRFSVHRGIWHSLLAAVLCGLATSVAGYQWLGQPAWLAWAQGLALLLGYGIHLLLDELFSVDLTGVRLKRSFGTALKLFDYREPLNSALMLLLVAAMLPWMPPWHALMSLLAQGAIFWR from the coding sequence ATGGCCGATTTTCGCACCCATCTCAGTGCTGCCGTGGGTGGCGGCACCCTCCTGGCCTTCGTCGGATGGCAGGGGGATCTATGGACGCCGGGAGAGGCGCTGCCGCTGGCAGCTCTGACCGCCTTCGGCGGCATCCTGCCCGATATCGATGCCGATCACTCCCACGCGGTGCGCCTGATTTTCAATACCATGGCCGTGCTGGCGGTGGTGGTGGGGGTGCTGTTGCTGCATGCTCGACTCGAGCCGGGGGCGCTACTGATGGTCTGCGGCGGCCTCTATCTTGGGGTGCGCTTCGTGCTGAGCCCGATCTTCAAGCGCTTCTCCGTGCATCGCGGGATCTGGCACTCACTGCTGGCCGCCGTGCTGTGCGGGTTGGCGACCAGCGTGGCCGGCTACCAGTGGCTTGGCCAGCCGGCTTGGCTGGCCTGGGCCCAGGGGCTGGCGCTGCTGCTGGGTTATGGCATCCATCTGCTACTCGACGAACTCTTCAGCGTGGATCTCACCGGCGTGCGCCTCAAGCGTTCCTTCGGCACGGCGCTCAAGCTGTTCGACTACCGCGAGCCGCTCAACTCCGCTTTGATGCTGCTGCTGGTTGCCGCGATGCTTCCGTGGATGCCGCCCTGGCACGCACTCATGAGCCTGCTGGCTCAGGGCGCCATTTTCTGGCGATAG
- a CDS encoding sensor histidine kinase, translated as MKGPHRPPRLSQPLRWLLLLLLPLGLVAIMWQAAQVAREQALQTLVREAENELRLSAAGLEGHLTRHDYLPQLLASREMVQRFLLNQGQQDPMPLNLLLDQFRATADVSDVYLLDADANTLAASNWHRPNTFIGQNYAFRSYYQDAIEGGRGRFYGLGVQSLERGYYFSAPVWLDDTAPDARPSGVMVIKILLDAVEESWAEQDAVLLVTDKDDIVFMASHPELRMSALHPLSEEERQALLATRRYADEPLSPSGIEIYEQRPDGSRLVRFDQGPLTEGNHLALTRHMDAYGWDMHILKPLGSVYQAQWLAAALAGGLYSVVVLAGGVGWQRLRLRRERELFAERERQTLASARDELERNVQLRTRDLLETNRLLSDEIEERRRAEENLRQTRDELIQAAKLAVLGQLAAGINHELNQPLAAIRAYAENARAFLERQRIDAVDANLAQVVELTERMAEISAQLRQFSRKSDSSLTAVSVQACFDYALRLYQNRLRDVEVERCWEEEVWVYADLVRLEQVLVNLIGNALQAMAETQAPRLVLRVETEAGEVRISVADTGPGIPETHLSRIFEPFFTTKSPGSGLGLGLSISARIINDLGGSIEATNLAGAGARFTITLPQEKRPDGSQPSPTEEQRSHA; from the coding sequence GTGAAAGGCCCGCATCGCCCGCCTCGCCTGTCGCAGCCCCTGCGCTGGCTGCTACTGCTACTGTTGCCGCTGGGGCTGGTGGCGATCATGTGGCAGGCCGCGCAAGTGGCGCGAGAGCAGGCGCTGCAGACCCTGGTACGCGAGGCCGAAAATGAGCTGCGCCTTTCTGCCGCCGGCCTCGAGGGTCATCTGACACGCCATGACTACCTGCCGCAGTTGTTGGCCTCGCGCGAGATGGTTCAGCGCTTCCTGCTCAACCAGGGACAGCAGGACCCGATGCCGCTCAACCTGCTGCTCGATCAGTTCCGCGCCACGGCCGACGTTTCCGACGTCTATCTACTGGATGCCGACGCCAATACGCTGGCGGCCAGTAACTGGCACCGGCCCAATACTTTTATCGGTCAGAACTATGCTTTTCGCAGCTACTACCAGGACGCCATCGAAGGAGGGCGTGGCCGCTTCTATGGCCTGGGAGTACAGTCTCTGGAGCGCGGCTACTATTTTTCGGCCCCTGTGTGGCTCGACGACACGGCTCCCGATGCCCGCCCCAGCGGCGTCATGGTGATCAAGATTCTGCTGGACGCAGTCGAGGAGAGCTGGGCGGAGCAAGATGCCGTACTGCTGGTCACTGACAAGGACGACATCGTGTTCATGGCCAGTCATCCCGAGCTGCGCATGAGCGCACTGCACCCCCTCTCCGAAGAGGAGCGCCAGGCACTGCTGGCCACCCGCCGCTATGCCGACGAACCGCTTTCCCCATCGGGCATCGAAATCTACGAACAGCGCCCCGACGGCAGTCGCCTGGTCAGGTTCGACCAGGGTCCGCTGACCGAGGGTAATCACCTGGCGCTGACTCGCCATATGGACGCCTACGGCTGGGATATGCATATCCTCAAGCCACTCGGCTCTGTCTACCAGGCGCAATGGCTGGCCGCCGCGTTGGCCGGCGGCCTGTACAGCGTGGTCGTACTGGCTGGCGGCGTCGGCTGGCAGCGCCTGCGCCTGCGCCGGGAGCGGGAGCTATTCGCCGAACGCGAGCGCCAGACTCTCGCCAGCGCACGGGACGAGCTGGAGCGTAACGTCCAACTGCGCACCCGCGACCTACTGGAGACCAACCGCCTGCTCTCCGACGAGATCGAGGAGCGCCGCCGGGCCGAAGAAAACCTGCGCCAGACTCGCGACGAGCTGATCCAGGCGGCCAAGCTAGCCGTGCTCGGTCAACTGGCCGCGGGCATCAACCATGAACTCAACCAGCCATTGGCCGCGATTCGCGCTTATGCTGAGAACGCTCGCGCCTTCCTCGAGCGTCAGCGCATCGATGCCGTCGACGCCAACCTGGCCCAGGTAGTGGAACTGACCGAGCGCATGGCCGAGATCAGCGCCCAATTGCGCCAGTTTTCACGCAAGAGCGATAGTTCTTTGACAGCGGTATCGGTGCAGGCATGCTTCGACTACGCACTGCGGCTCTACCAGAATCGGCTTCGTGACGTAGAGGTCGAACGCTGTTGGGAGGAAGAAGTGTGGGTATATGCCGATCTGGTGCGGCTCGAACAGGTGTTGGTCAACCTGATCGGCAACGCACTGCAGGCAATGGCGGAAACCCAAGCGCCCAGACTCGTTCTACGTGTCGAGACCGAAGCGGGAGAAGTGCGGATCAGCGTTGCCGATACCGGCCCAGGCATTCCAGAAACGCATCTGTCGCGTATTTTCGAGCCCTTCTTCACGACCAAGTCGCCCGGCAGTGGGCTGGGGCTGGGGCTGTCGATCTCGGCACGCATCATCAATGATCTGGGAGGCAGCATCGAGGCAACCAACCTGGCTGGCGCTGGCGCCCGCTTCACCATTACCCTGCCCCAGGAAAAACGTCCTGACGGCTCCCAGCCTTCGCCAACCGAGGAGCAGCGCTCACATGCATGA
- a CDS encoding (Fe-S)-binding protein encodes MTPVKLYPPKPEKVYFFGTCLIDLFYPEAGMDGIRLLEREGIEVVYPQAQTCCGQPAYTSGYHDEARAVAAAQLDLFPEPWPIVVPSGSCGGMMRTHYPQLFAGTEHEARANEVAGRIYELTEFLLHVCQLRLEDRGQPEKVAMHTSCSARREMGLAETGPALLARMGQVELVEQARAAECCGFGGTFAVRHPEVSAAMVEDKTQAIEATGAMRFVTSDCGCLMNIAGRFEHQGKAVEGEHIASYLWRRTS; translated from the coding sequence ATGACCCCAGTCAAGCTGTACCCACCCAAGCCGGAGAAGGTCTACTTCTTCGGCACCTGTCTGATCGACCTCTTTTATCCTGAAGCGGGAATGGATGGCATCCGCCTGTTGGAGCGCGAGGGGATCGAGGTGGTTTACCCTCAGGCGCAGACCTGCTGTGGTCAGCCAGCCTATACCTCCGGCTATCACGACGAGGCGCGGGCGGTGGCGGCGGCGCAGCTCGATCTCTTTCCCGAGCCCTGGCCGATCGTCGTGCCCTCAGGCTCCTGTGGCGGCATGATGCGCACCCATTACCCTCAGCTCTTTGCCGGCACCGAGCATGAGGCGCGCGCCAACGAGGTGGCGGGGCGGATCTACGAGCTGACCGAGTTCCTGCTGCATGTCTGCCAGCTCAGGCTCGAGGATCGTGGGCAGCCGGAAAAAGTGGCCATGCACACGTCCTGCAGTGCCCGTCGCGAGATGGGCCTGGCCGAGACCGGTCCGGCGCTGCTCGCCCGCATGGGCCAGGTCGAACTGGTGGAGCAGGCCCGCGCCGCCGAGTGCTGCGGCTTCGGCGGCACCTTTGCCGTGCGCCACCCTGAAGTTTCCGCCGCCATGGTCGAGGACAAGACCCAGGCCATCGAGGCCACCGGGGCGATGCGTTTCGTGACTTCCGATTGCGGCTGCCTGATGAACATCGCCGGTCGTTTCGAACATCAGGGCAAGGCGGTCGAGGGCGAGCACATCGCCAGCTACCTGTGGCGGAGGACCTCATGA
- a CDS encoding LutB/LldF family L-lactate oxidation iron-sulfur protein — protein sequence MSASEVQTFTPREFHRQAHDALGNPQIRANFRKAMDGLMAKRRDVFSDWDLETLRELGANIRLRALAKLPDLLERLEANCQANGIQVHWAENGDEACRIIRGICERHGAKAVIKGKSMVSEEMHLNAHLEAAGIEALESDLGEYLVQLNEQTPSHIIMPAIHLNTDEISDIMHTRTGTERTRDVDYMTAAARAQLRERFMAADVGVSGVNFAVAETGTLCLVENEGNGRMTTAVPPVHIAVTGIEKVVEHLRDVPPLYALLTRSATGQHVTTYFNMISSPRKPGEHDGPNEVHLVLVDSGRSNIYQDDELLDTLRCIRCGACMNHCPVYTRVGGHTYGTTYPGPIGSILMPHMMGLEATKDLPTASSLCGACGEVCPVKIPIPDLLVRLRREAVGEGRGNVPGAGVKRTKKEVAAWKGFQWLATHPGAWRSSTAIAGKLQALMPSKLGPWTEYRTAPKPAKVSLHAMVKRHQAGKSDEDGGKRS from the coding sequence ATGAGCGCTTCCGAAGTACAGACGTTCACGCCCCGCGAGTTCCATCGCCAGGCTCACGATGCCCTGGGCAATCCCCAGATACGTGCCAATTTTCGCAAGGCGATGGATGGCCTTATGGCCAAGCGCCGCGACGTCTTCAGCGATTGGGATCTCGAGACGCTACGCGAGCTCGGTGCCAATATCCGCCTGCGCGCGCTGGCCAAGCTGCCTGACCTGCTCGAGCGGCTCGAGGCCAACTGTCAGGCCAATGGGATTCAGGTGCACTGGGCCGAGAACGGCGACGAGGCGTGCCGCATCATTCGTGGAATCTGCGAGCGCCATGGCGCCAAGGCGGTGATCAAGGGCAAGTCGATGGTCTCCGAGGAGATGCACCTCAATGCCCATCTGGAAGCGGCGGGCATCGAGGCGCTGGAGTCCGATCTCGGCGAATACCTGGTGCAGCTCAACGAGCAGACGCCCTCTCATATCATCATGCCGGCGATCCATCTCAATACCGATGAGATCTCCGACATCATGCACACCAGGACCGGTACCGAGCGGACCCGTGACGTGGACTATATGACCGCAGCCGCGCGGGCTCAGTTGCGCGAGCGCTTCATGGCCGCCGACGTGGGTGTCTCTGGGGTCAACTTCGCCGTGGCCGAGACTGGCACCCTGTGCCTGGTGGAGAACGAGGGCAACGGCCGCATGACCACTGCCGTACCGCCGGTGCACATCGCTGTGACCGGCATCGAAAAGGTGGTCGAGCATCTGCGCGATGTGCCGCCGCTCTATGCGCTGCTGACCCGTTCGGCCACCGGCCAGCACGTCACCACCTACTTCAACATGATCAGCTCGCCGCGCAAGCCCGGCGAGCACGATGGACCGAATGAGGTCCATCTGGTGCTGGTCGACAGCGGTCGCTCCAACATCTATCAGGACGACGAGCTGCTCGACACCCTGCGCTGCATCCGCTGCGGCGCCTGCATGAACCACTGTCCGGTCTATACCCGTGTCGGTGGGCATACTTATGGCACTACTTATCCCGGCCCCATCGGCAGCATCCTGATGCCTCACATGATGGGCCTGGAGGCGACCAAGGATCTGCCCACCGCCTCGAGCCTGTGCGGCGCCTGCGGCGAGGTGTGCCCGGTCAAGATTCCGATTCCCGACCTGCTGGTGCGCCTGCGTCGCGAGGCGGTGGGCGAGGGGCGCGGCAACGTGCCCGGTGCCGGCGTCAAGCGGACGAAGAAGGAAGTGGCAGCGTGGAAAGGGTTCCAGTGGCTGGCCACGCACCCCGGCGCCTGGCGCAGCAGTACGGCCATCGCCGGCAAGCTGCAGGCGCTGATGCCCTCGAAGCTGGGGCCATGGACGGAATACCGCACTGCGCCCAAGCCGGCCAAGGTTTCACTGCATGCAATGGTCAAACGCCATCAGGCAGGCAAATCCGATGAGGATGGGGGGAAGCGTTCATGA
- a CDS encoding LutC/YkgG family protein has product MSARDNILKRLRERTDGPLTAPQSDFAVVSGRGWSQQERLARFERWITSVHGEVIHTSRDDWTKALAELLKAKGIRRLALGREHPVAAEARAALAEGDVSLVDADRDIETWRHEQFHDTDAGLTSTRGAIAETGSLWLWPTPDEPRLLSLVPPIHIAVLDADTIEDTFFDVVEAHGWAGGMPTNALLISGPSKTADIEQTLAYGVHGPRELVVLLRHAEERP; this is encoded by the coding sequence ATGAGTGCCCGCGACAACATTCTCAAACGCCTACGTGAGCGTACCGACGGCCCGCTGACGGCGCCGCAGAGCGATTTCGCCGTGGTCAGCGGGCGCGGCTGGAGCCAGCAGGAGCGGCTGGCGCGCTTCGAGCGCTGGATCACCTCGGTGCATGGCGAGGTGATCCACACGTCTCGCGATGACTGGACCAAGGCACTTGCCGAGCTGCTCAAGGCCAAGGGCATTCGCCGCCTGGCCCTGGGGCGGGAGCACCCCGTGGCCGCCGAGGCGCGCGCCGCCCTGGCCGAAGGCGACGTCTCCCTGGTCGATGCCGACCGCGATATCGAGACCTGGCGGCACGAGCAGTTCCACGACACCGATGCCGGCCTGACCTCCACCCGCGGCGCCATCGCCGAGACCGGCAGCCTGTGGCTGTGGCCGACCCCCGATGAGCCGCGCCTGCTGAGCCTGGTGCCGCCAATCCATATCGCCGTACTCGATGCCGACACCATCGAAGACACCTTCTTCGACGTGGTCGAAGCCCACGGCTGGGCCGGCGGCATGCCCACCAACGCGCTGCTGATCTCGGGGCCGAGCAAGACCGCCGACATCGAGCAGACCCTGGCCTATGGCGTGCACGGGCCGCGCGAGCTGGTGGTGCTGTTGCGTCATGCCGAGGAGCGACCATGA
- a CDS encoding FAD-binding and (Fe-S)-binding domain-containing protein: MSAATTAPAADAWQALKQELLAIMPAERLIDDPLRTLTYGTDASFYRLIPKLVVRPADEDELMAVLAGCRQRGLPVTFRAAGTSLSGQAVTDSVLIQLREGWRGHEILDNGRGIRLQPGVIGARANQLLAPFGRKIGPDPASINSCMVGGIAANNASGMCCGTAQNSYRTVRDMRVILADGTRLDTADPASCAAFRRSHAELVEGLERLSAETRANSALAEKIRHKYRLKNTTGYALNSLVDFDDGIEILKHLMIGSEGTLGFISTITYDTVIDEPHKAAALVFLPDMATTCRATIALKPAPVSAVELMDRAALRSVENKPGMPEGLKRLPEGAAALLIDVRGNGEAELQARLEAVQAIFEGIHTLEPVTFTQEKSLYELYWKIRKGLFPAVGAVRDTGTTVIIEDVAFPIERLDEGVLALTEAFHRHGYPEAILFGHALEGNLHFVFPQGFEKPGEVERYQALMDEVAQLVGVEYGGSLKAEHGTGRNMAPYVELEWGPEAYALMWRIKALFDPENLLNPDVILSRNPTLHLENLKPLPAADPIVDKCIECGFCEHVCPSRDLTLTPRQRIVAAREMARLEALGASLAGEEAERLERLRRDYRYAGDETCAVDGLCATQCPVGINTGELIREMRRERLAPHADMARRVGRHFSGTTRLARGMLNLAGAGRAVLGEKGLSKVSGAITQVSGGKVPQWIPTLPKAASIRVLKRKPAANGVHDKVVYFPSCATRVFGAGHGDSENRSIMEITLSLLEKAGFEVIVPEMPGHLCCGMAFQSKGQFEEATHKARELNRELLVASQNGRYPILSDTSPCVLHMQGRLDERLTVQEPVAFAHDHLLPRLDITPLDERVAVHVTCSSTHMGLGERMVALARACAREVVVPAEITCCGFAGDKGLITPELNASALKGLAEQVRGCDAGYSNSRTCEIGLSLHGGIPYRSILSLLDRASRKRKEAGETA; the protein is encoded by the coding sequence ATGAGCGCTGCGACGACGGCACCTGCCGCCGATGCCTGGCAGGCGCTCAAACAGGAGCTGCTCGCGATCATGCCCGCCGAGCGGCTGATCGACGACCCGCTGCGCACCCTGACCTACGGCACCGACGCCAGCTTCTACCGGCTCATTCCCAAGCTGGTGGTGCGCCCCGCCGACGAGGACGAGCTGATGGCGGTGCTGGCCGGCTGCCGCCAGCGCGGCCTTCCGGTCACCTTCCGCGCCGCCGGCACCTCGCTCTCGGGCCAGGCGGTGACCGACTCGGTGCTGATCCAGCTGCGCGAGGGCTGGCGCGGCCACGAGATCCTCGACAATGGCCGGGGCATTCGCCTGCAGCCCGGGGTGATCGGCGCGCGGGCCAACCAGCTGCTGGCCCCCTTCGGGCGCAAGATCGGCCCCGATCCGGCCTCCATCAACAGCTGCATGGTGGGCGGGATCGCCGCCAACAACGCCTCGGGCATGTGCTGCGGCACGGCGCAGAACAGCTACCGCACGGTGCGCGACATGCGCGTGATCCTGGCCGATGGCACCCGCCTGGACACCGCCGACCCGGCCAGTTGCGCGGCGTTCCGGCGCAGCCATGCCGAGCTCGTCGAAGGACTCGAGCGTCTCTCCGCCGAGACCCGGGCCAACTCGGCGCTGGCGGAGAAGATCCGCCACAAGTACCGGCTCAAGAACACCACCGGCTACGCGCTCAACAGCCTGGTCGACTTCGACGACGGCATCGAGATCCTCAAGCACCTGATGATCGGCTCCGAGGGTACCCTCGGCTTCATTAGCACCATCACCTACGACACCGTTATCGACGAGCCGCACAAGGCCGCCGCGCTGGTCTTCCTGCCCGACATGGCCACCACCTGCCGCGCCACCATCGCGCTCAAGCCAGCGCCGGTCTCGGCGGTGGAGCTGATGGATCGCGCCGCGCTGCGCTCGGTGGAGAACAAGCCGGGCATGCCCGAGGGGCTCAAGCGCCTGCCCGAAGGGGCGGCGGCACTGCTGATCGACGTGCGCGGCAACGGCGAGGCGGAGCTTCAGGCGCGGCTCGAGGCGGTACAGGCCATCTTCGAGGGCATCCACACCCTGGAGCCGGTCACCTTCACTCAAGAAAAGAGCCTCTACGAACTCTACTGGAAGATCCGCAAGGGCCTCTTCCCCGCCGTGGGGGCGGTGCGCGACACCGGCACCACGGTGATCATCGAGGACGTCGCCTTCCCCATCGAGCGCCTCGACGAGGGTGTGCTGGCGCTGACCGAGGCCTTCCATCGTCACGGCTACCCGGAGGCGATCTTGTTCGGCCACGCCCTGGAGGGCAACCTGCACTTCGTCTTCCCGCAAGGCTTCGAGAAGCCCGGCGAGGTGGAGCGCTACCAGGCGTTGATGGACGAGGTGGCGCAGCTGGTCGGCGTCGAGTACGGCGGTTCGCTCAAGGCTGAGCACGGCACCGGACGCAACATGGCCCCTTACGTGGAGCTTGAATGGGGCCCCGAAGCTTACGCGCTGATGTGGCGGATCAAGGCGCTGTTCGACCCGGAAAATCTGCTCAACCCCGATGTCATCCTCAGTCGCAACCCGACCCTGCACCTGGAAAATCTCAAGCCGCTGCCGGCGGCCGATCCCATCGTCGACAAGTGCATCGAGTGCGGCTTCTGCGAGCACGTCTGCCCTTCGCGGGATCTCACCCTGACGCCGCGGCAGCGCATCGTCGCCGCTCGCGAAATGGCTAGGCTCGAGGCGCTGGGCGCAAGCCTCGCTGGCGAAGAGGCCGAACGCCTCGAGCGGCTGCGCAGGGACTACCGCTACGCCGGCGATGAGACCTGCGCCGTCGATGGCCTGTGCGCTACCCAGTGTCCGGTGGGTATCAATACCGGCGAGCTGATCCGTGAGATGCGCCGCGAGCGGCTGGCGCCGCATGCTGACATGGCGCGCCGGGTGGGGCGCCACTTTTCCGGTACCACTCGGCTGGCACGGGGCATGCTCAACCTGGCCGGCGCCGGGCGCGCCGTGCTGGGTGAAAAAGGACTCTCCAAGGTGAGTGGGGCCATCACCCAGGTCAGTGGCGGCAAGGTGCCCCAGTGGATTCCCACCCTGCCCAAGGCAGCATCGATTCGCGTGCTCAAACGGAAACCTGCGGCCAATGGCGTGCATGACAAGGTGGTCTACTTCCCTTCCTGCGCCACTCGCGTCTTCGGCGCCGGGCATGGCGACAGCGAGAACCGCTCGATCATGGAGATCACCCTTTCGCTGCTGGAGAAGGCCGGCTTCGAGGTGATCGTACCCGAGATGCCGGGGCATCTCTGCTGTGGAATGGCCTTCCAGTCCAAGGGGCAGTTCGAGGAGGCGACGCACAAGGCGCGCGAACTCAATCGCGAGCTGCTGGTGGCGAGCCAGAATGGCCGTTACCCGATCCTCAGTGACACCAGTCCCTGCGTGCTGCATATGCAGGGGCGGTTGGACGAGCGGTTAACGGTGCAGGAGCCGGTGGCCTTTGCCCACGACCACCTGCTGCCGCGGCTCGATATCACTCCGCTCGACGAGCGCGTGGCCGTGCACGTAACCTGCTCGAGCACGCACATGGGCCTGGGCGAGCGCATGGTGGCACTGGCAAGGGCCTGCGCCCGCGAGGTGGTGGTACCGGCCGAGATCACCTGCTGCGGCTTCGCCGGCGACAAGGGGCTGATCACGCCGGAGCTTAATGCCTCGGCTCTGAAGGGGTTGGCCGAGCAGGTAAGGGGATGCGATGCGGGGTATTCCAACTCGCGCACCTGCGAAATCGGCCTGTCACTGCATGGCGGCATCCCGTATCGTTCGATCCTGTCGCTGCTCGACCGTGCCAGCCGCAAGCGCAAGGAAGCGGGCGAGACAGCCTGA